Proteins from one Salaquimonas pukyongi genomic window:
- a CDS encoding MBL fold metallo-hydrolase gives MWTAVVALALSVVMALIANTIVPASASAQTENTRRPSTCLAMAGLPQQPRFWLASSIRSGEKFVQSQADSVHIRYAIHSTYRLESPQGIVLATDFAGRAGTGRLPDVVTMNHAHGTHYTTVPDPGIPHVLRGWGDGQTPASHYLEVGDVLVRNVTTDIYSGGVLIEADGNSIFIFEVAGLCIGHVGHLHHTLTPEHIAAIGRLDVLMIPVDGGLTLSIQGISDLARQFRASIILPMHWFSGFSLQRFVDNISASFAVNIRQESELAVSLASLPASPTVIVLQPELGTGFGFGFGDDN, from the coding sequence TTGTGGACGGCGGTTGTCGCCCTTGCCCTCTCTGTCGTGATGGCGTTGATCGCCAATACCATTGTGCCCGCATCCGCCAGCGCGCAGACTGAAAACACCCGCCGTCCCAGCACATGCCTGGCGATGGCCGGCCTGCCGCAGCAACCAAGGTTCTGGCTTGCGTCCAGCATTCGGTCCGGAGAAAAATTCGTCCAGTCGCAGGCCGATTCAGTCCACATCCGCTACGCGATACATTCCACCTACCGTCTTGAAAGCCCGCAGGGCATCGTCCTGGCCACCGACTTTGCCGGGCGTGCCGGAACAGGGCGCCTGCCGGATGTCGTTACCATGAACCACGCCCACGGTACCCATTACACGACCGTGCCCGATCCCGGCATTCCCCATGTGCTGCGCGGCTGGGGCGATGGCCAGACGCCGGCCAGCCACTATCTGGAGGTTGGCGATGTCTTGGTTCGCAATGTAACAACAGACATATACAGTGGTGGCGTGCTGATCGAAGCAGATGGCAATTCGATCTTCATCTTCGAGGTGGCCGGCCTGTGCATTGGCCATGTCGGTCATCTCCACCATACCCTGACGCCCGAACACATCGCGGCAATCGGCCGTCTGGATGTCCTGATGATTCCCGTCGATGGCGGCCTGACCCTTTCCATACAGGGCATTTCGGACCTGGCGCGGCAGTTCCGCGCGTCGATCATCCTGCCCATGCACTGGTTTTCAGGCTTTTCCCTGCAGCGCTTTGTCGACAACATCTCTGCTTCCTTCGCCGTCAATATTCGTCAGGAAAGCGAACTGGCCGTTTCCCTGGCCAGCCTGCCGGCCAGCCCAACCGTCATCGTTTTGCAGCCCGAGCTTGGTACCGGTTTCGGCTTCGGTTTCGGGGACGATAACTAG
- a CDS encoding SIR2 family NAD-dependent protein deacylase: MSASNTGIAALADMVAGARNMVVLTGAGISTESGIPDFRSPGGIWSKFTIIEHAEFMASQDARLEDWRRRFFMEDQLGKAAPNAGHEKITEWVKSGACSTLITQNIDGLHQQAGTPAEAIIEIHGNARHASCTKCGLRHEIAECREQLERTGKAPCCRQCGQIVKSDVVMFGEAMPVEETLAAFEAARSCDLFMAVGTSLAVHPAADLPAEAKQAGAGLVIINREETPLDRYADVVVHAGIGDVLGGL, from the coding sequence ATGAGCGCCAGCAACACCGGGATCGCCGCGCTTGCAGACATGGTTGCCGGAGCCCGGAACATGGTGGTGCTGACGGGTGCGGGTATCTCTACGGAATCGGGCATTCCCGATTTCCGCTCGCCGGGCGGCATTTGGAGTAAGTTCACAATCATCGAACATGCCGAATTCATGGCATCGCAAGACGCAAGGCTCGAGGACTGGCGGCGGCGCTTTTTCATGGAAGACCAGTTGGGAAAGGCTGCGCCCAATGCGGGACATGAAAAGATCACCGAATGGGTAAAGAGCGGTGCGTGCTCGACACTGATAACCCAGAATATTGACGGCCTGCATCAACAAGCCGGCACCCCAGCCGAAGCGATCATCGAAATCCATGGCAATGCGCGCCATGCCAGTTGCACGAAATGCGGGTTGCGGCACGAGATCGCCGAATGCCGCGAACAGCTGGAGCGCACGGGCAAAGCGCCTTGCTGCCGTCAGTGCGGGCAGATCGTGAAATCCGATGTGGTGATGTTTGGCGAGGCAATGCCGGTGGAAGAAACGCTGGCAGCTTTCGAAGCGGCAAGAAGCTGTGACCTGTTCATGGCGGTGGGCACATCGCTGGCGGTCCACCCTGCGGCTGACCTGCCGGCTGAGGCAAAACAAGCCGGAGCCGGGCTCGTCATTATCAATCGGGAGGAAACGCCGCTCGACCGGTATGCCGACGTTGTGGTGCATGCCGGTATCGGTGACGTGCTCGGCGGGCTGTGA
- a CDS encoding HugZ family protein, producing MPNSASKPSSEPSVANPIRETDGEARALARRLMADARYASIGVLEPETGMPLVSRVAVSVEVDGTPFILVSDLSTHSKALAQDGRSSLLFGEPGPKGDPLTHPRITVIGRMKKLDRNDTRHRERRNFWLKQHPKAKLYIDFGDFHFWRMEVERAHLNGGFGKAYVLTPQDIEQAEA from the coding sequence ATGCCCAATTCCGCAAGCAAGCCTTCTTCCGAACCATCCGTCGCCAATCCGATCCGTGAAACCGATGGTGAAGCGCGTGCGCTGGCGCGCCGATTGATGGCAGATGCGCGCTATGCCTCCATTGGCGTGCTGGAGCCTGAAACGGGCATGCCGCTGGTAAGCCGCGTGGCCGTGTCGGTCGAAGTAGATGGCACTCCGTTCATTCTGGTTTCCGACCTTTCGACTCACTCAAAGGCCCTGGCACAGGATGGACGGTCCTCGCTGCTGTTTGGGGAGCCAGGGCCCAAGGGCGATCCGCTGACCCATCCCCGCATTACCGTGATCGGTCGCATGAAAAAACTTGACCGGAACGATACGCGCCACAGGGAGCGGCGCAACTTCTGGCTGAAGCAGCACCCCAAGGCCAAGCTTTATATCGATTTCGGGGACTTTCACTTCTGGCGCATGGAAGTGGAACGGGCGCACCTTAATGGCGGCTTCGGCAAAGCCTATGTCCTGACGCCACAGGATATTGAACAGGCAGAGGCATGA
- a CDS encoding cold-shock protein, giving the protein MATGTVKFFNTTKGFGFIQPDDGGKDAFVHISALERAGIHSLNEGDKVNYELVTDQRSGKAAADNLSMA; this is encoded by the coding sequence ATGGCTACCGGTACGGTAAAATTCTTCAACACCACCAAAGGTTTCGGTTTCATTCAGCCCGATGACGGCGGCAAAGACGCCTTCGTTCACATCTCCGCTCTGGAGCGCGCCGGCATTCATTCCCTGAATGAAGGCGACAAGGTGAACTACGAGCTGGTTACCGACCAGCGCAGCGGCAAGGCTGCTGCCGACAACCTTTCGATGGCCTAA
- the ilvA gene encoding threonine ammonia-lyase IlvA — MTKFENEVAAVHKQLQQVFDPTPLQFNQYLSDRFGARIYLKREDLSPVRSYKIRGAYAFIIEVIERDPGQKLFVCASAGNHAQGFAHACRHFRKKGVIFMPVTTPQQKIMKTTSFGVPHVEIRLVGDSFDEANKAALEFCKQEGGLMVPPFDDAKVIRGQATVAKEILDQLPTGVAIDRIVLPVGGGGLASGVTHYMEDRLGREGGKAPEFSFVEPDRAPSLLESLKAGKRVSLKDMDTFVDGAAVARIGRNCFNRLKKYNAKQVVLAPTNGLCGTMIEMLNVEGIVLEPAGALTIDALKRLPRNQVAAKTIVCVTSGGNFDFERLPEVKERAMKFDGLKKYFILRFPQRPGALKDFLFLLGPEDDIARFEYLKKSARNFGSVLIGIETTRPDNFDRLKKKLDQAGMRYQDITDNEIVANLVV; from the coding sequence ATGACGAAATTTGAAAATGAAGTAGCTGCCGTTCACAAGCAGCTTCAGCAGGTGTTCGATCCAACACCGCTGCAATTCAATCAGTATCTGTCGGACCGTTTCGGCGCGCGCATCTATCTGAAGCGCGAAGACCTGTCGCCGGTGCGCAGCTACAAGATTCGTGGTGCCTACGCCTTCATCATCGAAGTCATCGAAAGGGATCCCGGCCAGAAGCTGTTTGTTTGTGCTTCTGCCGGCAATCACGCCCAGGGCTTTGCCCATGCCTGCAGACACTTCCGCAAAAAGGGCGTCATCTTCATGCCGGTAACAACGCCGCAGCAGAAGATCATGAAAACCACCTCCTTCGGTGTTCCCCATGTGGAAATCCGGCTGGTGGGAGACAGTTTCGATGAAGCCAACAAGGCAGCGCTAGAGTTCTGCAAGCAGGAAGGCGGATTGATGGTACCACCCTTTGACGACGCCAAGGTCATTCGGGGCCAGGCGACGGTGGCAAAGGAAATCCTCGACCAGCTTCCAACGGGTGTCGCGATCGACCGCATTGTGCTGCCGGTCGGCGGAGGGGGACTTGCCTCCGGTGTCACGCATTACATGGAGGACCGGCTTGGCAGGGAAGGCGGCAAGGCACCGGAGTTCAGCTTTGTGGAACCCGACCGGGCGCCGAGCCTGCTGGAAAGCCTGAAGGCAGGCAAGCGGGTCTCCCTGAAGGACATGGACACCTTTGTCGACGGGGCGGCGGTCGCCAGGATTGGCCGGAACTGTTTTAACCGGCTGAAGAAGTACAATGCCAAACAGGTGGTGCTGGCACCGACCAACGGGCTGTGCGGCACAATGATTGAAATGCTCAATGTTGAGGGGATCGTTCTGGAACCGGCTGGTGCCTTGACCATCGATGCGCTCAAACGGCTGCCGCGAAATCAGGTTGCTGCAAAAACAATCGTTTGTGTTACCTCCGGCGGCAACTTCGATTTCGAGCGCTTGCCGGAGGTCAAGGAACGGGCGATGAAATTCGACGGATTGAAGAAATACTTCATCCTGCGCTTTCCCCAGCGGCCCGGCGCGCTGAAGGATTTCCTGTTTCTGCTTGGCCCGGAGGACGACATTGCGCGGTTTGAATACCTGAAAAAATCGGCCCGAAATTTCGGCTCGGTTCTGATCGGCATTGAGACAACCCGGCCTGACAACTTTGACCGGCTGAAGAAGAAGCTCGATCAGGCCGGCATGCGCTATCAGGACATTACCGACAATGAAATCGTCGCCAATCTGGTGGTTTGA
- a CDS encoding long-chain-fatty-acid--CoA ligase, with protein sequence MHGLMMDRQLLISAILDHAALYHGDTEIVSVNTDGSQHRTNYAELKQRALRLGSALQKRGMAKSDRIGTLAWNNHRHLELYYGVSGAGLVCHTVNPRLFADQLVYIINHAEDRMLFFDKTFLPVVAGIRDELQTVGSFVLIEASDDAVRAEYPWVEFYEDLIGDGEDGWSWPQGISEYDASSLCYTSGTTGNPKGVLYSHRSTLLHAMMSATPDVMNFSARDCFLPVVPMFHVNAWGSPYSAPLAGAKMVMPGPGLDGASLARLFNQEKVTISAGVPTIWAGLLQHLETSGEKLPHLERTIVGGSACPPAMIDRFRNDYDVEVLHAWGMTELSPLGSVNNLKNKHFELPEEQQKKLRESQGRPPFGIELGIFDDDDNQLPSDGETQGNLYCRGPWVLSSYFSNEGGDPLRKGWFPTGDVATLDADGFMTIRDRSKDIIKSGGEWISTVDLENLAVAHPDVAEAAVIAARHDKWDERPLLIVVARQGKTIDEQGLLDFYKDKVAKWWIPDAVKVVDEIPKGATGKILKTALREEFSEALING encoded by the coding sequence ATGCATGGTTTGATGATGGACAGGCAATTGCTGATATCGGCGATCCTGGATCACGCAGCGCTGTATCATGGCGACACGGAAATTGTCTCCGTCAATACCGATGGCAGCCAACACCGCACCAACTATGCAGAACTCAAACAACGCGCCCTGCGTCTGGGCTCCGCCTTGCAAAAGCGCGGCATGGCCAAGTCAGACCGAATCGGAACGCTTGCCTGGAACAATCACCGTCATCTGGAACTCTACTATGGCGTTTCCGGCGCAGGCCTGGTTTGTCATACGGTCAATCCGCGCCTGTTCGCCGATCAGCTTGTCTACATCATCAATCACGCCGAAGACCGCATGCTGTTCTTCGACAAGACCTTCCTGCCCGTTGTCGCAGGCATTCGCGACGAATTGCAGACTGTCGGCAGCTTCGTGCTGATCGAGGCAAGCGACGATGCAGTCCGCGCCGAATATCCCTGGGTCGAGTTTTATGAAGACCTGATTGGAGACGGCGAGGACGGCTGGTCCTGGCCCCAAGGCATCAGCGAATATGACGCCTCTTCGCTGTGTTACACCTCTGGCACCACCGGCAATCCGAAAGGCGTTCTTTATTCTCACCGCTCGACCCTGTTGCACGCCATGATGTCCGCAACGCCCGATGTGATGAATTTTTCCGCTCGCGACTGTTTTCTGCCGGTCGTTCCCATGTTCCACGTCAATGCCTGGGGCAGCCCCTATTCTGCCCCCCTGGCAGGCGCAAAAATGGTCATGCCGGGTCCTGGCCTGGACGGTGCAAGCCTTGCCCGCTTGTTCAATCAGGAAAAGGTGACGATTTCAGCAGGCGTTCCGACCATCTGGGCCGGCTTGCTGCAACATCTTGAGACAAGCGGAGAAAAACTCCCCCATCTGGAACGCACCATTGTCGGCGGTTCAGCCTGTCCGCCGGCCATGATCGACCGCTTCCGCAACGACTATGACGTGGAAGTGCTTCATGCCTGGGGCATGACCGAACTGTCCCCGCTCGGCAGCGTCAACAATCTGAAGAACAAGCACTTCGAACTGCCGGAGGAGCAGCAGAAAAAGCTGCGCGAAAGTCAGGGCCGCCCGCCATTCGGAATTGAACTGGGCATCTTCGACGACGATGACAACCAACTGCCCAGCGATGGCGAAACCCAGGGCAACCTCTATTGCCGCGGCCCTTGGGTGTTGTCGAGCTACTTTTCCAACGAGGGCGGCGACCCCCTGCGCAAGGGGTGGTTTCCCACCGGCGATGTGGCAACGCTGGACGCTGACGGCTTCATGACCATCCGCGACCGCTCCAAGGACATCATCAAGTCCGGCGGCGAATGGATTTCAACCGTTGATCTGGAAAACCTTGCCGTTGCCCATCCCGATGTGGCGGAAGCCGCTGTCATTGCCGCCCGGCACGACAAATGGGACGAACGCCCCCTTTTGATCGTCGTTGCCAGGCAGGGAAAAACAATCGACGAACAGGGCCTGCTTGATTTCTACAAGGACAAGGTCGCCAAGTGGTGGATTCCCGATGCCGTCAAGGTGGTCGATGAAATCCCCAAAGGCGCCACGGGCAAGATTTTGAAAACCGCCCTGCGCGAAGAGTTCTCCGAGGCGCTTATTAACGGCTGA
- a CDS encoding SCP2 sterol-binding domain-containing protein — protein sequence MSTQAIADTIKAKMSDGTDIGSSVKFDCGDDGVVVIDGSEVSTENKDTDCTIKCDLDVLQDLVAGDLDPTAAFMQGKIKVEGDMGVAMKLSSIL from the coding sequence ATGAGCACCCAGGCAATTGCCGACACCATCAAGGCCAAGATGAGCGATGGCACGGATATCGGTTCATCGGTCAAGTTCGACTGCGGCGATGATGGCGTCGTGGTCATCGATGGCAGCGAGGTTTCCACCGAGAACAAGGACACCGACTGCACGATCAAATGCGATCTGGATGTGTTGCAGGATCTGGTTGCCGGCGACCTCGACCCGACCGCCGCTTTTATGCAGGGCAAGATCAAGGTCGAAGGCGACATGGGCGTCGCCATGAAGCTGTCCTCGATTCTCTGA
- a CDS encoding glycoside hydrolase family 25 protein: MDVLDIRSTGTGPRYGDNDPHEWEGRAPWDYPVHGIDVSKFQFDIDWAMVKRAGIRFAFIKATEGGDRLDDYFKANWRAAKRAGIPRGAYHFYYFCRPAIEQARWFVRHVPKERGALPPVLDMEWNAKSPTCRLRPPAETVRREMQVYLNFVRRHYGQTPIVYTTPDFYRDNELAKIDNVSFWLRSVAGHPAGTYPGQAWTFWQYTGTGQMPGIEGNTDINAFRGSRDAWKEWLEAMTR; the protein is encoded by the coding sequence ATGGATGTGCTGGACATTCGAAGCACGGGCACCGGGCCGCGCTATGGCGACAACGATCCCCATGAATGGGAGGGCAGGGCGCCGTGGGACTATCCCGTCCACGGGATCGACGTCTCCAAGTTCCAGTTTGATATCGACTGGGCGATGGTAAAACGGGCCGGTATCCGGTTCGCCTTCATCAAGGCAACAGAGGGCGGCGACAGGCTGGATGATTATTTCAAGGCCAACTGGCGGGCGGCCAAACGCGCCGGGATTCCCCGTGGGGCCTATCATTTCTACTATTTCTGCCGCCCGGCGATCGAGCAGGCGCGCTGGTTTGTCCGTCATGTACCGAAGGAGCGCGGGGCTCTGCCGCCGGTGCTCGACATGGAATGGAATGCGAAATCACCGACCTGCCGGCTGCGCCCGCCCGCCGAGACGGTGCGGCGTGAAATGCAGGTGTATTTGAATTTCGTGCGCCGCCATTATGGCCAGACGCCAATTGTCTACACAACGCCGGATTTCTACCGCGACAACGAATTGGCAAAGATCGACAATGTGTCCTTCTGGCTGCGCTCGGTGGCCGGCCATCCCGCTGGAACCTATCCGGGGCAGGCCTGGACATTCTGGCAGTATACCGGAACCGGCCAGATGCCGGGCATTGAGGGCAATACCGACATCAACGCCTTTCGCGGCAGCCGGGACGCCTGGAAGGAATGGCTTGAGGCAATGACGCGATAA
- a CDS encoding glutathione S-transferase gives MNGLPVLYSFRRCPYAMRARLALQSSGQQVALREVVLRDKPAEMLRVSPKGTVPVLVQPDGAVLEESRNIMDWALAKNDPEGLTEWPSEVLDAMEALMADFDGPFKTALDRYKYATRYADADEVAERNKAAAYLMKLEAMLEGQRFLFGERMSLADMAILPFVRQYAHVDIGWFREQAWPNVVSWLDAFLASNRFSAIMTKYPQWKSGEAGVLFPECGERV, from the coding sequence ATGAACGGCCTGCCGGTGCTCTATTCCTTCCGCCGTTGCCCTTATGCCATGCGGGCGCGTTTGGCGCTGCAATCATCCGGGCAGCAGGTGGCGTTGCGCGAAGTCGTGCTGCGCGACAAGCCGGCTGAAATGCTCAGGGTGAGCCCGAAGGGCACTGTCCCGGTTCTGGTACAGCCTGACGGCGCGGTGCTGGAGGAAAGCCGGAACATCATGGATTGGGCGCTGGCAAAAAACGATCCGGAAGGGCTGACGGAGTGGCCGTCCGAAGTTCTTGATGCCATGGAGGCGCTGATGGCTGACTTTGACGGGCCATTCAAGACGGCGCTCGACCGCTACAAATACGCAACGCGCTATGCCGATGCCGACGAGGTGGCTGAGCGAAACAAGGCAGCAGCGTATCTGATGAAACTGGAGGCGATGCTGGAAGGCCAGCGCTTTCTGTTTGGTGAGCGCATGAGCCTTGCCGACATGGCGATCCTGCCTTTCGTGCGCCAGTATGCCCATGTGGACATTGGCTGGTTCAGGGAACAGGCTTGGCCGAATGTTGTTTCCTGGCTTGATGCCTTTCTTGCGTCGAACCGGTTCTCCGCGATCATGACAAAGTATCCGCAATGGAAAAGCGGCGAAGCAGGCGTGTTGTTTCCCGAATGCGGGGAGCGTGTATAA
- a CDS encoding trans-3-hydroxy-L-proline dehydratase, whose product MRSSKVIHVVNCHAEGEVGDVIVGGVQPPPGNTLWEQRDFLERDGALHRFLLNEPRGGVFRHANLLVPPKSPEADAAFLIMEPADVPPMSGSNTMCVATVLVETGIVEMREPVTHLTLEVPAGLVKVEAHCANGKVTAVRFSNVPSFAVALDAPVEVSGMGTLTVDTAFGGDSFVITDAAALGFSLTPDEAHDLAKTGVLITAAAQEQLGFVHPEKEWNHISFCQFAGPLEKTGDGWAGKNTVSIRPGKLDRSPTGTGCSARMAVLHAKGQLKQGERYLARSIIGSQFDCHIEGVTKLGGKPAIISSVSGQAWITGTRQLFLDPADPWPEGYRISDTWPNAEGGAQV is encoded by the coding sequence ATGCGCAGCAGCAAGGTCATTCATGTCGTCAACTGCCATGCGGAAGGGGAGGTCGGCGATGTGATCGTCGGCGGGGTGCAGCCGCCACCGGGGAACACGCTCTGGGAGCAGCGCGATTTTCTCGAACGCGATGGCGCGCTGCACCGCTTCCTGCTCAACGAACCGCGCGGCGGCGTGTTTCGCCATGCAAACCTGCTGGTACCCCCCAAGTCGCCTGAAGCCGATGCCGCCTTTTTGATCATGGAACCGGCGGATGTGCCGCCCATGTCCGGCTCCAACACCATGTGCGTTGCGACGGTGCTGGTGGAAACCGGTATTGTCGAGATGCGCGAACCGGTAACGCATCTGACGCTGGAAGTGCCGGCGGGGCTGGTAAAGGTGGAAGCCCATTGCGCCAATGGCAAGGTGACCGCGGTGCGGTTTTCAAACGTACCATCCTTTGCCGTCGCGCTTGATGCTCCAGTGGAGGTTTCGGGTATGGGGACGCTAACGGTGGATACTGCCTTCGGCGGCGACAGTTTCGTGATCACCGATGCGGCGGCGCTCGGCTTTTCGCTAACACCAGACGAAGCGCACGATCTGGCAAAGACCGGTGTTCTGATTACCGCTGCTGCACAGGAGCAACTCGGCTTTGTGCATCCTGAAAAGGAGTGGAACCACATTTCCTTTTGCCAGTTTGCCGGGCCACTGGAAAAAACCGGCGACGGCTGGGCCGGCAAGAACACAGTGTCGATCCGTCCCGGCAAGCTCGACCGCTCGCCAACCGGCACCGGCTGTTCGGCGCGCATGGCCGTGCTGCATGCGAAAGGGCAATTGAAACAGGGCGAGCGCTATCTTGCGCGCTCGATCATCGGCTCGCAGTTCGATTGCCACATCGAGGGGGTGACGAAACTGGGTGGCAAGCCGGCGATCATTTCCTCGGTTTCCGGCCAGGCGTGGATCACCGGCACACGGCAGCTTTTTCTCGATCCGGCAGATCCCTGGCCTGAAGGCTACCGGATTTCAGACACCTGGCCGAACGCTGAGGGCGGAGCGCAAGTATGA
- a CDS encoding rhodanese-related sulfurtransferase — MSRFLVAALYQFVRLEDYEARREPLLEICRRNDVMGTLLLAREGINGTIAGPEAGIRAVLCWLRSDPKFAGLEHKESWAEGENPFYRMKVRLKKEIVTMGVEGIDPNEVVGTYVEPENWNDLISDPQVVLIDTRNDYEVDIGTFKGAVNPNTVTFREFPQWVREQEGLHNKPKIAMFCTGGIRCEKASSFMRQEGFDEVFHLKGGILKYLETVREEESLWEGECFVFDNRVSVGHGLKPGPYDLCHACRHPVSKEDKRSPAYVHGVSCPHCHDKMTAEQKRRFAERQRQVELAKKRGEQHIAADQEAQREAKRQFKQKTRGEQLAGPVKKDEPA; from the coding sequence ATGTCCCGCTTTCTCGTTGCAGCCCTTTACCAGTTCGTCCGCCTCGAAGACTACGAAGCGCGGCGTGAGCCGCTGCTGGAAATCTGCCGCAGGAATGATGTGATGGGCACGCTGTTGCTGGCGCGCGAGGGCATCAACGGCACGATTGCGGGACCGGAAGCCGGCATTCGGGCCGTGCTCTGCTGGCTGCGCAGCGATCCGAAATTTGCCGGTCTCGAACACAAGGAAAGCTGGGCGGAAGGGGAAAACCCGTTCTACCGCATGAAGGTGCGGCTGAAAAAAGAGATCGTCACCATGGGCGTTGAGGGGATCGACCCCAATGAGGTGGTCGGCACCTATGTTGAGCCGGAAAACTGGAACGATCTCATCAGCGATCCGCAGGTGGTTTTGATCGACACCCGCAACGACTATGAGGTCGATATCGGAACCTTCAAGGGGGCGGTGAACCCGAATACCGTCACTTTCCGGGAGTTTCCGCAATGGGTACGCGAGCAGGAAGGACTGCACAACAAGCCGAAGATTGCCATGTTCTGCACGGGCGGTATCCGCTGTGAAAAAGCTTCGAGCTTCATGAGGCAGGAGGGCTTTGACGAGGTCTTCCACCTGAAAGGCGGTATCCTGAAATATCTTGAAACCGTTCGGGAGGAAGAAAGCCTCTGGGAAGGGGAGTGTTTCGTCTTCGATAACCGGGTCTCGGTCGGTCACGGCTTAAAACCCGGCCCGTACGATTTGTGCCATGCCTGCCGTCATCCGGTGAGCAAGGAAGACAAGCGGTCGCCAGCCTATGTCCATGGTGTTTCCTGTCCCCACTGCCATGACAAGATGACGGCGGAACAAAAGCGGCGTTTTGCCGAGCGCCAGCGTCAGGTGGAACTGGCGAAAAAGCGCGGCGAGCAGCATATTGCTGCCGATCAGGAAGCACAGCGCGAAGCCAAGCGGCAATTTAAACAGAAGACGCGCGGAGAACAGCTTGCCGGGCCGGTGAAAAAAGATGAGCCGGCCTGA
- a CDS encoding DUF3008 family protein encodes MPAKSKAQQKAAGAALSAKRGETKVSDLQGSAREMHDSMTEDQLEDFASTDRKGLPEKVDGDD; translated from the coding sequence ATGCCGGCAAAGTCCAAAGCACAACAGAAAGCCGCTGGGGCCGCCTTGTCGGCCAAACGTGGAGAAACAAAGGTCTCCGACCTGCAGGGCAGCGCCAGGGAAATGCATGATTCGATGACTGAGGACCAGTTGGAGGATTTTGCCTCAACCGACCGCAAGGGCTTGCCGGAAAAGGTGGATGGCGATGACTGA
- a CDS encoding SDR family oxidoreductase → MKGKSTLITGGDSGIGRAAAVLFAREGANVAIVYLDEEQDAQETIRLIEEEGGTGLAIRGDVGDKSFCEEAVNRTVESFGGLDVVVANAAEQHAVESFEDIPAEQIERTYRTNIFGYFYILQAAMPHLKRGASIICTTSVTAYRGQDLLIDYTTTKGAILALVRALASKFAHKGIRVNGVAPGPIWTPLIPASFPPEVVKEFGKDSPLERPGQPNEVAPSFLFLACEDASYMTGQVLHPNGGDPISS, encoded by the coding sequence TTGAAGGGAAAATCCACCCTCATCACTGGCGGCGATTCAGGGATTGGCCGCGCAGCGGCGGTGCTGTTTGCCCGCGAAGGCGCAAATGTCGCCATCGTCTATCTTGATGAGGAGCAGGATGCGCAGGAAACCATCCGCCTGATCGAGGAAGAGGGCGGTACGGGCTTGGCAATTCGGGGCGATGTGGGTGACAAGTCGTTTTGCGAAGAGGCCGTCAACCGGACCGTGGAGTCGTTCGGCGGCCTTGATGTCGTTGTGGCCAATGCCGCCGAACAGCACGCAGTTGAATCCTTTGAGGACATTCCTGCCGAGCAGATCGAACGAACCTACCGAACAAACATTTTCGGCTATTTTTACATTCTTCAGGCCGCAATGCCTCACCTCAAGCGCGGTGCTTCCATCATCTGCACCACGTCGGTGACTGCCTATCGCGGACAGGATTTACTGATCGACTATACGACAACAAAAGGTGCCATCCTTGCACTGGTAAGGGCACTTGCCTCCAAATTTGCCCACAAGGGAATCCGCGTTAACGGCGTTGCACCGGGCCCCATATGGACACCGTTGATCCCTGCATCATTCCCGCCGGAAGTTGTCAAGGAATTCGGTAAGGACTCCCCGCTGGAACGCCCCGGCCAACCCAACGAAGTGGCGCCATCCTTCCTGTTTCTGGCCTGCGAGGACGCAAGTTACATGACGGGCCAGGTGCTGCATCCCAATGGCGGCGATCCGATATCGAGCTGA
- a CDS encoding Lrp/AsnC family transcriptional regulator: MASDDLDEIDLKILRILQAEPEIAIQEIGARVGLSHTPCWRRIRKMQDSGLLKGRVWLVDGEKAGLDVSIFVFVRLDTHSAEVMDTFEAATLTIPEIMQCYTVSGEFDYMLRVVVGSVRDYERTVKGKLLKLPHVGIMNSHFALNEVKNTTAYPI; the protein is encoded by the coding sequence ATGGCAAGCGATGATCTTGATGAAATTGACCTAAAAATACTGCGCATTCTGCAAGCAGAACCTGAAATCGCCATTCAAGAGATCGGCGCGCGCGTCGGCCTGTCCCATACCCCCTGTTGGCGCCGCATTCGCAAAATGCAGGATTCGGGCCTGCTCAAGGGACGGGTCTGGCTGGTCGACGGCGAAAAAGCCGGACTCGATGTGTCGATCTTCGTCTTTGTACGCCTCGACACCCATTCGGCCGAGGTGATGGATACCTTTGAGGCGGCAACGCTCACCATCCCCGAAATCATGCAGTGTTACACGGTGTCAGGGGAATTCGACTACATGCTGCGCGTGGTCGTCGGCTCTGTACGCGACTACGAACGCACCGTGAAGGGCAAGCTGCTGAAACTGCCCCATGTGGGCATCATGAATTCCCATTTTGCCCTCAACGAAGTAAAAAACACCACGGCCTATCCCATTTGA